The Pangasianodon hypophthalmus isolate fPanHyp1 chromosome 2, fPanHyp1.pri, whole genome shotgun sequence genome window below encodes:
- the acvr1bb gene encoding activin receptor type-1B, whose product MDKTRILIVCLAVLGFGGGCDGLLCNCTTSQCEKNGYRCETTGACMASTSLIDGQEQHVRICIDKEKLVPPGQPFFCLSAEGLLNIHCCYTDYCNSLDLKVHSVTVQPNSSAMMGGWGPVELAAVVAGPLFALFVLVLLGLFLFQHHQRAYGHRQRLEVEDPSTEHLYLTKDKTLQDLIYDLSTSGSGSGLPLFVQRTVARTIVLQEIIGKGRFGEVWRGKWRGGDVAVKIFSSREERSWFREAEIYQTIMLRHENILGFIAADNKDNGTWTQLWLVSDYHEHGSLFDYLNRYSVTIEIMIKLALSAASGLAHLHMEILGTQGKPGIAHRDLKSKNILVKKNLTCAIADLGLAVRHESVTDTIDIAPNQRVGTKRYMAPEVLDESINMCHFDSFKCADIYALGLVYWEIARRCNAGGIHEEYQLPYYDLVPSDPSIEEMRKVVCDQRLRPNVPNWWQSYEALRVMGKIMRECWYANGAARLTALRIKKTLSQLSVDEDVKM is encoded by the exons GTCTGTTGTGTAACTGTACCACGtctcagtgtgaaaagaatgGTTACCGCTGTGAGACGACGGGGGCCTGCATGGCTTCAACCTCCCTTATTGATGGCCAGGAGCAGCACGTTCGAATCTGTATCGATAAAGAGAAGCTGGTTCCTCCTGGGCAGCCTTTCTTCTGCCTGAGTGCCGAGGGGCTGCTCAACATCCACTGCTGCTATACGGACTACTGCAACAGTCTGGACCTCAAGGTGCACTCGG TGACTGTGCAGCCTAACTCGTCGGCCATGATGGGCGGCTGGGGGCCGGTGGAGCTGGCCGCCGTGGTTGCAGGTCCTCTGTTTGCACTGTTTGTGCTGGTTTTGCTGGGCCTCTTCCTTTTCCAACACCACCAGAGAGCCTATGGCCACAGACAGAGGCTGGAGGTGGAGGACCCCAGCACTGAGCACCTGTACCTGACTAAGGACAAAACGCTGCAGGACCTCATCTATGACTTGTCCACATCTGGCTCAGGATCAG GTCTGCCACTGTTTGTGCAGAGGACAGTAGCCCGGACTATTGTGCTGCAGGAGATCATAGGGAAGGGCCGCTTTGGAGAGGTGTGGAGGGGGAAATGGAGAGGAGGAGACGTGGCGGTGAAGATTTTCTCCTCTCGAGAAGAGCGCTCCTGGTTTCGCGAAGCTGAGATCTATCAGACCATCATGCTGCGGCACGAGAACATTCTGGGCTTCATCGCTGCCGACAACAAAG ATAATGGCACATGGACTCAGTTGTGGCTGGTGTCTGATTATCACGAGCACGGCTCTCTGTTCGACTATCTGAACCGATACTCCGTCACCATAGAGATCATGATCAAACTGGCGCTTTCTGCCGCCAGTGGCCTGGCACATCTGCATATGGAGATCCTGGGCACTCAGG GTAAGCCTGGTATTGCTCACCGTGACCTGAAATCAAAGAACATTCTGGTAAAGAAGAATCTCACGTGTGCTATTGCTGATCTGGGCCTCGCAGTACGCCACGAGTCTGTAACAGATACCATCGACATCGCCCCCAACCAGCGCGTGGGCACCAAGAG GTACATGGCTCCTGAGGTGTTGGATGAGAGTATCAACATGTGCCACTTTGACTCCTTTAAATGTGCTGACATCTACGCGCTGGGGCTGGTGTACTGGGAGATCGCCCGCCGCTGCAATGCCGGAG gtatCCATGAGGAATACCAGCTCCCCTACTATGACCTGGTGCCCTCTGACCCATCCATTGAGGAGATGAGAAAGGTGGTGTGTGACCAGAGGTTACGACCCAATGTGCCCAACTGGTGGCAGAGCTATGag GCGCTGCGTGTGATGGGGAAGATTATGAGGGAGTGCTGGTATGCCAACGGTGCCGCTCGACTGACCGCTCTGCGCATCAAAAAGACCCTGTCTCAACTCAGTGTGGACGAGGACGTCAAGATGTGA